In Panicum virgatum strain AP13 chromosome 4N, P.virgatum_v5, whole genome shotgun sequence, a single window of DNA contains:
- the LOC120671074 gene encoding probable carboxylesterase 15 produces the protein MASEAAAAPAAHVVDECRGVLFVYSDGSVVRRAQPGFATPVRDDGSVEWKDVEFDEALGLYRPRDRRQDRLPVFFYFHGGGFCIGSRTWPNVQNYCLRLAADLGAPDYHLAVRFSSPAALAPAVAVRGYVQLMPPFGGVERTRSEAECPDDAFLNRPLNDRYWRLSLPEGATADHPVANPFGPAAPALDAVEFAPTGLAVGGGRDILHDRAVDYAKRLKAAGKPVEVRDFDGQQHGFFTIDPWSDASAELMRVIKRFVDSDGRFD, from the coding sequence ATGGCGtccgaggcggccgcggcgccggcagcgCACGTGGTGGACGAGTGCCGGGGCGTGCTGTTCGTGTACAGCGACGGCTCGGTGGTGCGGCGGGCGCAGCCGGGTTTCGCGACGCCGGTGCGGGACGACGGGTCCGTGGAGTGGAAGGACGTGGAGTTCGACGAGGCGCTCGGGCTGTACCGGCCCCGGGACCGGCGCCAGGACCGCCTGCCGGTGTTCTTCTacttccacggcggcggcttctGCATCGGGTCCCGCACCTGGCCCAACGTCCAGAACTACTGCCTCCGCCTGGCCGCCGACCTCGGCGCGCCGGACTACCACCTCGCCGTGCGCTTCTCCTCTCCCGCGGCCCTcgcgcccgccgtcgccgtccgcggCTACGTCCAGCTCATGCCCCCCTTCGGCGGCGTCGAGCGCACGCGGTCCGAGGCCGAGTGCCCCGACGACGCCTTCCTCAACCGGCCCCTCAACGACCGGTACTGGCGGCTCTCGCTCCCCGAGGGCGCCACGGCGGACCACCCCGTCGCCAACCCGTtcggccccgccgcgcccgcgctcgACGCCGTCGAGTTCGCGCCCACCGgcctcgccgtcggcggcggccgcgacatCCTCCACGACCGCGCCGTCGACTACGCCAAGCGCCTCAAGGCCGCGGGGAAGCCCGTCGAGGTCCGGGACTTCGACGGCCAGCAGCACGGATTCTTCACCATCGACCCGTGGTCCGACGCATCCGCCGAGCTCATGCGCGTCATCAAGCGCTTCGTCGACTCCGACGGACGGTTCGACTGA
- the LOC120669353 gene encoding uncharacterized protein LOC120669353, which produces MVVVTRAKRRILDDESRRLQEMPPGGSEGSGPDLVSGLPDALLGEIITRLPTAFAVHTLILSSRSLWRTAPLNLEAKLDAEEEAGKDLVPVLDALLRDHQGPLRRFSLRWLRPFDRFRIVDSMLQSHQLGELQEFEMFASHYDNSDRWSLIPNSVPHFSPTLRVLNISCNTGMLEFPK; this is translated from the exons ATGGTGGTGGTCACGAGGGCGAAGAGGAGGATTCTGGATGACGAGTCCCGCCGCCTCCAGGAGATGCCGCCCGGTGGAAGCGAAGGCAGCGGCCCCGATCTGGTTAGCGGCCTGCCGGACGCCCTACTCGGCGAAATCATCACGCGCCTCCCCACCGCGTTCGCCGTCCACACCCTGATCCTCTCTAGCCG CTCCCTCTGGCGCACCGCTCCTCTGAACCTTGAGGCCAAGCTGGatgccgaggaggaggccggtaAGGACCTGGTCCCCGTGCTTGACGCGCTGCTCCGTGACCATCAGGGCCCTCTCCGGCGCTTCTCTCTCCGATGGCTCCGGCCGTTCGATCGCTTTCGCATCGTCGACTCCATGCTTCAATCCCATCAGCTCGGAGAACTCCAGGAGTTCGAGATGTTCGCTTCCCATTACGACAATTCGGATAGATGGTCTCTTATTCCCAACTCTGTTCCCCATTTCTCGCCTACGCTCCGCGTCCTCAACATCTCCTGCAACACTGGAATGCTTGAATTTCCCAAGTAG